One stretch of Prunus persica cultivar Lovell chromosome G1, Prunus_persica_NCBIv2, whole genome shotgun sequence DNA includes these proteins:
- the LOC18791546 gene encoding cytochrome P450 71B37: MPFITPLLICLPFLVLLLFLSLKKNKQQHQRHLPPGPSKLPFIGNLHQLGSSTHQSLWKLSKTYGPVMLLHLGRVPTLIISSAEAAKEALKTNDLLCCTRPTTAGSRRLTYNYLDVAFAPYGEYWREIRKICVLELLSVKRVQSYWSVREEEVAKLVNSLSSSSSSGAPVDLTEKLFVLTASIIFRIVFGTSFRGSKFEHDTNIPELIHDIQTMLGGLSGADYFPSFIGWIMDRVSGVHKEFDRIWNELDGFFQQVIDDHLRAGRAVGEQDHEDIVDVLLKIVREQTGLFGAAQLGHNNIKAVLMNLFLGGIDTSATTMTWAMAELARKPKLMKKAQEEVRRCIGNKGKINEGDTDELEYLKMIIKETLRLHPPAPLILPREAMSHFKIQGYDVDPRTVVFVNDWAIARDPESWKDPEEFIPERFDGSSIDYKGQHFEFLPFGAGRRVCPGMYMGTTTIAFGLANLLYWFDWKLPNGMKEEDIDMEETGGLSLTIAKKTAFHLVPVKFSHETHIS, translated from the exons ATGCCTTTCATCACCCCACTACTCATATgccttccatttcttgtcctcctgctttttctttcactcaaaaaaaataagcaaCAACATCAAAGGCACCTTCCGCCGGGCCCTTCCAAGCTTCCCTTCATAGGCAACTTGCACCAACTTGGCTCCTCCACTCACCAATCTCTCTGGAAACTCTCCAAAACGTACGGACCGGTCATGCTCCTCCATCTCGGTCGCGTACCAACTCTCATAATCTCATCAGCTGAGGCAGCCAAAGAGGCCTTAAAAACCAATGACCTCCTCTGTTGCACCAGACCCACCACGGCCGGCTCCCGCAGGCTTACATACAACTATCTAGACGTGGCATTTGCGCCTTATGGCGAGTACTGGAGAGAGATTAGAAAAATATGCGTGCTTGAGCTCCTCAGCGTGAAGAGGGTCCAGTCGTATTGGTCTGTCAGGGAAGAAGAGGTGGCCAAATTGGTCAATtcactctcttcttcctcatcttctGGTGCTCCAGTTGATCTCACTGAGAAACTGTTTGTTCTCACTGCCAGTATAATTTTCAGGATTGTGTTTGGGACAAGTTTCCGAGGAAGCAAGTTTGAGCATGATACAAATATTCCTGAGTTGATTCATGACATTCAGACCATGCTTGGAGGCTTGTCTGGAGCCGACTACTTTCCGTCTTTTATCGGGTGGATTATGGACAGGGTTTCCGGTGTGCATAAAGAGTTTGATAGGATTTGGAATGAGTTGGATGGTTTTTTCCAGCAGGTGATTGATGATCATCTCAGGGCCGGGAGGGCAGTAGGGGAGCAAGATCATGAAGACATAGTTGATGTGCTGCTTAAGATAGTGAGGGAGCAAACTGGGTTATTTGGAGCTGCTCAACTTGGTCATAATAACATCAAGGCAGTCCTCATG aatttatttttagGTGGAATAGATACCAGTGCAACTACAATGACGTGGGCGATGGCAGAGCTAGCTAGGAAACCCAAACTGATGAAGAAAGCCCAGGAAGAAGTTAGAAGATGCATtggaaacaaaggaaaaatcaaCGAAGGAGATACAGATGAGCTTGAATACCTCAAGATGATAATCAAAGAGACCCTCAGATTGCATCCCCCAGCTCCATTGATTCTGCCAAGAGAAGCCATGTCCCATTTTAAAATCCAAGGGTATGATGTTGACCCCAGAACGGTGGTATTTGTCAATGACTGGGCAATTGCACGAGACCCCGAGTCTTGGAAGGACCCAGAAGAATTCATCCCAGAAAGGTTTGATGGCAGCTCTATTGATTATAAGGGGCAGCATTTCGAGTTTTTGCCATTTGGAGCTGGTCGAAGAGTTTGTCCTGGGATGTACATGGGAACAACAACAATAGCGTTTGGACTTGCAAATCTTCTCTACTGGTTTGATTGGAAGTTGCCTAATGGAATGAAGGAGGAAGATATCGACATGGAAGAAACTGGTGGCCTTTCCCTCACCATCGCTAAGAAAACTGCTTTCCACCTTGTCCCCGTGAAGTTTTCTCACGAAACGCATATAAGCTAG